CTCAACAAAAACATCCAATAACCCCCCTGAAAAGAATCGGAGAAGCCAACGCTTATCAGACTTCATAACATAAAAATGAATCTCACCCTCAACGTCTTGATAATCCATGTTCTTAGGAACCACAGCTCTAAAATCAAAACGAGCACCATCAGAATCAACAAATAAACCTTGATTATTAACTTTTACTAAGTCAGAATAATCAGATTTAATAAACACGAATCCTTCAATTTCAGACAACAAAAACAAAGACCTGGAAGAATAACCTCCAGGAATAACACCTCCAAAATGAAGCTTATCAGAATCAAGAATGATACCTACGTGATCAGTCACGTTCAAAGTAAAATTAATACTCTTAAATTCTACAACTTGAAAAGAAGAATAAACCTTCAAACCAAAAAACAATAATGCTATAATAAAAACAACAACTAAAGAAATAAAAACGAATAATTTGTAATCAAAACCAACTTTTTTCTTACGCGCCTTCTTCAAATCACAACACCCGCCTATTAGTCTTTCTAAACAAGAAAACAAGTAAGAAACCAATGATTAACAATATTAAAATAGAAACAGATAACCAAATCACGACGCCAGAAACACTCCTAGAAGAACTTAAAGCAACAAGTTCAACATCAAACACCTTAGATTTACCATCAAAAAAAACAGTTAAAGAACCCTTATGAATTCCTTCATCTAAATCACGTAAATCAATGTATTGCTTATCAACATTTACTTCGCCGAAAGCATCAAGCTTAACAGACTTAGTAGTAGTAGACGCATTACCAATATCTAGGATTCCATAAACATTAGAAAACACTCCGTTCCAAAGACTCTCAACAACAAAAGAAAACATGACTATTTCACCAACACTAAAATTACTAGGACTAAAACTCTTCAAAGAAATATCTTCTTCACCGACTCTTAAAATGCGCGATGATTCAACCTCGTTATCAAAAGAAACAGCTTTAAGAGAAACATTAAAATTACCTGATAAAAAAGAACTAGAAGGAATAAACGTAGAATCAGAATAACGCTCATTACGCTCAAGAAACCTCCTATCAAAAGTCCTAGAAAAAACTTCTTCACCACTAGCACTAGTAACAAATAAAGTACTAACAAAACCAGTAGTTCTAGTTCCTCTAGCTTGAACTTCCCAATTAACAACAGTATCCTCACCTTGATTAACATTAACAGGAGCCAACTTAGTAATAATTATGTATTCACCAGGATACGCGAAAGTAACAAGAATCCTCGCGACTAAAGCAGTAGTCACAGCCATGAAGCCTTGAGAATCCTGAATTTTTTTAGTAAAAATAATCCTTGCTTCCTTAACATCTACTTCATCAAGATTAGGAGGAATATTAAGAGAAATATCAACTTTCTTCGCTTCCCCAGGTTTAAGAATAATATCATCAGTATTAACAGTTATGTACTCAGCTAAATCATGAGAAGTACCAACACTAATAGCAATAGTACTAGAAGAAGAAGACCTTAAAATAAAAGAAAAATCCTCCTGCAAACCATTAATCTCATCATATTCAAATCTATGACTTCCAGGAGACATAGCAAAAGCACTCACGAAACCAGAAAAAAAAATAAGAAATAAAAACAATGACACCAAAAACTCTTTTTTCATAAATAAAAAGACTAAAAACAGAACTATATAAATTTTACTCAAAAAAAAATAAGGAGAATTAGATGAATAAACCCATCTTTTTCTTTATCTTATTAGTTACTTCATCACTAAGAGGATCTTGATTATATCTCAAAGCCAAATAATAAGAAGAAACATCCGCAATCAATAAAGAAGTAACAAATTTAACTAAACCCTTACCATTAATACTTAGCTCAGTAACATCAATCCCTTGATCCTGCAAAGAATCCTTAAACACAGATATTTTCTTCTTTAAACGAGACAAATCATCAGAACCTGAAAGAAAAAACGCGTGAAACAACGCATTCTTATTAACAAAACCCTCAGCTTCATAATAATCAGCACCAGATAAAACATTAGAAAACGCGGAAGACTTAGCATTAACATTAATCAATCTCTTAAACCTATGAGCTGAATTCTCCAAAGAAGAAGACGCATAAATAAGAGGAATAACCCCATAAAATTTTGAAGATAAATCCTCAGCAACTTTAGAAACATCTTGCTTCCTCAAATAATTAACAGCTTCCTGAACATCATCAACGACGCTACTAACCAAGCCTAAATCCTCAAACAATCTAAGCAAAGTACCTATGATTGTGAAAACAGAACACCTAGACGGCAAACCCTTAATTAAATCAATAACAGGAACACCCAGAGAATCCTCACTTAATCTATCACCCGAAGTAATAATTAAAGAACTAGCACCAACCCTCCTAGCACGCCTAAGCCAAGAAATACCTTCCTCAGAAGCACCAGAATAAGAAACAACAATAACCAAGTCATTATTAGTTAAAGTTAAAGAATCATCATAAGATTCTGAGAACAACAACCTAACTTTACCTTGCAAGTAATCACCAACAATCCTAGAAGCATTCAAACTCCAAGAAGAACCAACAATTATTATGTTACCAGAAAAATCAATCTTCTCAATCAAAGACCTAAAAGACCTATTATAAGAAGTTCTCAAATCCTCAGCATAACCTTGAATAAACCTTTTATAATTCTGAGAATCAAACTTTGACAAATCACCAGGAAAATCGGAAACCGAGTCACTCATTAAGACCACCCAAACATGAGAACGTAGAAAACGTTTATATAATTTGTGAAAAACCCCTTAAGAAATGGAAAAAGAAATAACAGAACAAAAACTCAAAAAATATTTTGAAGTAACAGGTAAAGCACTAGAAAAAGCAAAAAACGCAATAAACAAAGAAGAAAAAGAAAAAGCAGAAGACTTCTTAGATATGGCATCAAGATATTATTCAGACGCAGAATTCTTTAAGAAAAAAAATGATTACGTACTAGCATACGGCGCATTAAACTACGCACACGGATGGTTAGACGCAGGAGCAAGAATAAAATTGTTCTTAGTTAATGACAGTACGTTATTCACAGTTGATGAAGATGAACTTTGAAGAACCAGAAACTTACAGAACAAAGAAAAGCGTGATGCTAGATACCTGCTTCATAATACACGAAGTAACAAATCAAAGAGAAAAAAAACTATTAGAATTCTGCGAAGAAAACGAAGTCTTAATAACAAGTTTTAACTTAAAAGAATTAAAACACGTATCAAAAAAATTAGGCCATGACAAAAAAATAATAAAAGACTTCTTGAACAAAGCAAAAATAACAATTATACACTTGCCTGTTTCCCCAGGACAAAAAGAAAAAGAACGAAATTACATTAATAATTTCGACCCTGAATTAATGAAAAAAATAAGAGATCCTAGCGACGCAGTACTAGTAGTAAGCGCTATAAAATCAAAATCAGACATATTAACCAGGGACAAACACCACTTATTCACAACTACACTAGAAGAAGAACTTAAAGAATACAAAATAAGTGTTTACAACGATTTAAGCAAATACGACTAATTCTTAGGATAAACACCAGGCTTCATGAACACTTGATCAGTTTTAACAGCTAAACCCTTAGCTAATTTAATCATGTTATTAGAATTCAATAAAGCTTCACCAACCAAAACTAGTTCATTCTTCAAAGTAAGAACCGCGACTACGTCCCCTTTAACAATATCAGAATCTAATTTAGATATGCCCGGCACTTTAAGAAAAGCCCCATTACACAAAGAATCAACAGCGCCATCATGAATAAAAATTTTCTTTAAATGATCCACTCCTCTTTCAACAGGCTTAATCATTTTTTTCAAAAGAGAATCATCACCTTCATTATAAAAATGAAACGCGTCCGCTAAGTCTTGAAGAGAAACCATTTCATCCTCAGAAAAAGGACCTGCCTTAGTCCTAACGAGTTCAGCCATGTGAGCCCCACAACCAAGCTTTAAACCAATATCATGAACTAATTTCCTAATATAAGTACCTGCTTCACAACCAACTCTAAAAAGAACATCAGAACCTTTAATCTGCAAAATTTCCAAGTAATAAATATTTCTTTTTCTTAACTGACGCTTAACCGCGGACTTAACAGGAGGAAGCTGAGTAATAGACCCAAGAAAATGATTTTTTAAAACATCTCTAAGTATTTCTTCACTAATAACTTTATGAAGATGCATCAAACAAACATATTCCTTACCCGCAGTCAACAAACAATGAGTAATCCTCGTCGCACCTGATAAAGCAACAGGAAGAACCCCTGTAACGCCAGGATCAAGAGTTCCAGAATGACCTGCTTTTTTAATATCAAGAACTTTTTTTAAAAAATCAACGGCTTGATGACTAGTAGGCCCAGAAGGCTTATTAAGAATAATTATACCTGAATCAAGTAATTCTTTAACGCTACGATTCTCAGGCGAACAACCAACAGAATCATTAGTTACAGAAACTTGTTTAGTAAGAACATCAAAACTTCTTTTTTCAAAAGGTAAAACATTATTCAAACAAACCAACTCCTCATTTCTTATCCAAACCTAACTTCTTATCAAGATTCCTACCAATGAAGCTAAGAGAATCAAAAGCATCATTAACTTCTCTTCTAAGATTCTCAGAAACATCTTCAAGATTCTCAAACATCAAGTAATACTTATTATTAACTTCACTAACAAGCCCAACACTCATCAACTTGTTAAGATGATAAACAACTGTGCCCCTAGACAAAGAAGTTCTCTCAGCTATATCATCACTGGATAAACCATTAGGTTTTTGTTTAACTGCTTTAAGCAAAACAATGAATATTCTAAAACAACTACGATCCTTATCCCTAATATTAAACAAACCAAGAGTGCCTCCGAACCATTGCAATAACTCATTAATATTATCATTACTAGGCTCAGAAGTTCTAATTATAGTGACGCGAGTGAATCTCATAAATAAACGTTAATACGTACTTATTTAAATAAATAACTTAATTTTTTAGAACAAATAAAGATAAATAAGAGTCATAGAAAAGTTTAAAAACAATTTAATAAAGAAATAAATAATGCAGAAACAAAGAATAAAAGAAATAGTTAATCAATCCAAATTTAAAAACAAAATAAGAATAGATGTCTTTAAAAAAATATTAACTGATAATCTGAAAGCAAAAAACGAACAAATCATAATCATAGG
This portion of the Candidatus Woesearchaeota archaeon genome encodes:
- a CDS encoding RNA-guided pseudouridylation complex pseudouridine synthase subunit Cbf5, with amino-acid sequence MNNVLPFEKRSFDVLTKQVSVTNDSVGCSPENRSVKELLDSGIIILNKPSGPTSHQAVDFLKKVLDIKKAGHSGTLDPGVTGVLPVALSGATRITHCLLTAGKEYVCLMHLHKVISEEILRDVLKNHFLGSITQLPPVKSAVKRQLRKRNIYYLEILQIKGSDVLFRVGCEAGTYIRKLVHDIGLKLGCGAHMAELVRTKAGPFSEDEMVSLQDLADAFHFYNEGDDSLLKKMIKPVERGVDHLKKIFIHDGAVDSLCNGAFLKVPGISKLDSDIVKGDVVAVLTLKNELVLVGEALLNSNNMIKLAKGLAVKTDQVFMKPGVYPKN
- a CDS encoding DUF357 domain-containing protein; amino-acid sequence: MEKEITEQKLKKYFEVTGKALEKAKNAINKEEKEKAEDFLDMASRYYSDAEFFKKKNDYVLAYGALNYAHGWLDAGARIKLFLVNDSTLFTVDEDEL
- a CDS encoding winged helix-turn-helix domain-containing protein, yielding MRFTRVTIIRTSEPSNDNINELLQWFGGTLGLFNIRDKDRSCFRIFIVLLKAVKQKPNGLSSDDIAERTSLSRGTVVYHLNKLMSVGLVSEVNNKYYLMFENLEDVSENLRREVNDAFDSLSFIGRNLDKKLGLDKK